In Paenibacillus sp. FSL R7-0345, a single window of DNA contains:
- a CDS encoding tetratricopeptide repeat protein — protein MNHNDYVKAAYRSILRSDFAQAIDFFEAAISASPDDAEVRYRCSITYARSGMAEKALEHAVAAVKLDGTKPEYSLHLQHLQALQLVQEAKHLLEEDAGGTFNPYHPVTLLKEAITLDPLYGDAYVWLAIAHSRMNEHVQAIAAMKEVIALHPDDSGLRQLMKDLQRSLQKYIH, from the coding sequence ATGAATCATAACGATTATGTCAAAGCGGCATACCGCTCCATTCTGCGCAGTGATTTCGCGCAGGCGATTGATTTTTTTGAGGCTGCAATTTCGGCCAGTCCGGATGATGCCGAGGTCAGATACCGGTGCTCCATTACTTATGCCCGCAGCGGAATGGCGGAGAAGGCGCTGGAGCATGCGGTCGCAGCGGTGAAACTTGATGGTACAAAGCCCGAATACAGTCTGCATCTCCAGCATCTGCAGGCGCTTCAGCTTGTACAGGAAGCCAAACATCTGCTGGAAGAAGATGCAGGCGGGACATTCAATCCGTATCATCCGGTTACACTTCTTAAAGAAGCGATTACGCTGGACCCCTTATATGGTGACGCCTATGTATGGCTGGCGATTGCGCACAGCCGGATGAATGAGCATGTACAGGCGATAGCTGCCATGAAAGAAGTCATTGCCCTTCATCCGGATGACAGCGGATTGCGCCAGCTGATGAAAGACCTGCAAAGATCATTGCAAAAATATATCCATTAA
- a CDS encoding gamma carbonic anhydrase family protein, with translation MRIAYGKYIPRTDESVYVAEGAKLVGDVTVGQHSSIWFNAVLRGDLAPVVIGERCNIQDGAVGHVGNNLPLILEDGISVGHSAIIHGCRIGKGTLIGMGAIVLNGAEIGEYALIGAGSIVTENKVIPPYTLCLGSPAKVVRELTEQDLLRMKQTNESYVIKAKEYGIF, from the coding sequence ATGCGGATTGCTTACGGGAAGTACATACCGCGGACTGACGAATCTGTATACGTGGCAGAAGGCGCAAAGCTGGTAGGCGATGTGACGGTTGGACAGCATTCAAGCATCTGGTTTAATGCTGTGCTGCGGGGAGATCTTGCTCCGGTAGTCATCGGGGAACGCTGCAATATTCAGGACGGGGCTGTGGGACATGTCGGCAATAACCTGCCGCTGATTCTGGAAGACGGGATATCGGTCGGGCATTCCGCTATTATCCACGGCTGTAGGATAGGCAAAGGCACATTAATCGGAATGGGTGCAATTGTTTTGAACGGAGCTGAAATTGGTGAATATGCTTTAATAGGAGCCGGTTCAATTGTAACCGAAAACAAAGTGATCCCGCCGTACACCTTGTGTCTGGGTTCTCCTGCAAAAGTCGTCCGTGAACTGACGGAGCAGGATCTGCTCCGGATGAAGCAGACCAATGAAAGTTATGTGATCAAAGCCAAAGAATATGGAATCTTCTAA
- a CDS encoding IDEAL domain-containing protein codes for MDKMKATYEVMLGLAAEMVWDEALRKRRTDILYREIDTALAAGDKAAFRYLTEELKSLA; via the coding sequence ATGGACAAAATGAAGGCTACCTATGAAGTGATGCTAGGGCTTGCGGCAGAAATGGTGTGGGATGAAGCGCTACGAAAGCGTCGTACCGACATCTTGTACCGGGAGATCGACACGGCGCTGGCGGCCGGAGACAAAGCGGCTTTCCGTTATCTGACTGAAGAACTGAAGAGTCTCGCATAA
- the dapB gene encoding 4-hydroxy-tetrahydrodipicolinate reductase: MSDKIRVIVSGAGGRMGKEVVKLVLQDEELELAAAVDRSAGERDAGRMVGLEECGITVTSDLEAALAGSRGDVMVDFTIPQSAYANTSLAIKHGVRPVIGTTGFTPEQIAELDKQCQEQGIGGLIAPNFSIGAILLMKFAAQAAKYFPHLEIIEYHGDQKLDAPSGTAIKTAEMISEAREELRQGNPNEEELIEGSRGGYYNGFRIHSVRLPGVFAQEEVVFGGYGQSLKIRHDSYERAGYMPGVKLGIQKVMGYTGLIYGFEHFIE; this comes from the coding sequence GTGAGCGACAAGATCAGAGTGATTGTCTCCGGAGCAGGAGGCAGAATGGGTAAAGAGGTTGTTAAGCTGGTGCTGCAGGATGAAGAACTGGAGCTGGCAGCAGCGGTAGACCGTTCCGCAGGCGAGCGTGATGCGGGCCGTATGGTAGGGCTGGAGGAATGCGGAATAACCGTTACTTCCGATCTGGAAGCTGCCTTAGCAGGGAGCCGTGGAGATGTGATGGTTGATTTTACCATTCCGCAATCGGCTTATGCCAATACTTCGCTTGCAATCAAACACGGGGTGCGGCCGGTTATCGGGACAACCGGATTCACTCCGGAGCAGATTGCCGAGCTGGACAAGCAATGTCAGGAGCAGGGAATCGGCGGGCTGATTGCCCCGAACTTCTCTATCGGTGCGATTCTGCTGATGAAATTTGCCGCGCAGGCAGCGAAATATTTCCCGCATCTGGAAATTATCGAGTACCATGGAGATCAAAAGCTGGATGCCCCTTCGGGTACAGCGATTAAGACGGCGGAAATGATATCTGAAGCCAGAGAAGAGCTCCGCCAGGGGAATCCTAACGAGGAAGAGCTTATTGAGGGCTCGCGCGGCGGTTATTATAACGGCTTCCGTATTCACAGCGTCCGTCTTCCGGGTGTTTTTGCCCAGGAGGAAGTGGTGTTTGGCGGCTACGGGCAGTCTCTCAAAATCCGTCATGATTCGTACGAACGGGCAGGCTACATGCCTGGGGTGAAGCTTGGGATCCAGAAGGTAATGGGTTATACAGGGCTGATCTACGGCTTTGAGCATTTTATTGAATAG
- the mgsA gene encoding methylglyoxal synthase, giving the protein MLKIAFIAHDRKKEEMVNFVTAYENVFTGLELYSTGTTGQRIMEATELQINRFMSGPLGGDQQIGALVAKDELDLIIFLRDPLMAQPHEPDITALLRLCDVYGIPVATNIATAEILVKAIDRGDFGWRELVHKYKPGVGE; this is encoded by the coding sequence ATGCTAAAGATTGCCTTTATCGCACATGACCGTAAAAAAGAAGAAATGGTCAATTTCGTTACGGCCTACGAGAATGTTTTTACCGGACTGGAGCTATATTCGACAGGTACAACAGGCCAGCGGATTATGGAAGCAACCGAGCTGCAGATCAACCGGTTTATGTCCGGTCCGCTGGGCGGGGACCAGCAGATCGGTGCGCTGGTTGCAAAGGATGAGCTGGACCTGATTATTTTCCTGCGCGATCCGCTGATGGCCCAGCCGCACGAGCCGGACATTACGGCACTGCTCCGTTTGTGCGATGTATACGGCATACCGGTGGCGACTAATATCGCTACCGCAGAAATTTTAGTGAAGGCCATTGACCGCGGGGATTTCGGCTGGCGGGAGCTGGTACATAAATATAAACCGGGTGTGGGCGAATAA
- a CDS encoding ubiquinol-cytochrome c reductase iron-sulfur subunit, producing MSSYNEEPEVNPPKPPSRKEMSRRQFLTYTLGGATAFMGAGVILPMARFAVDPILHKRGEGDFIKVAEVSQITDVPQEFNFELKQQDGWYASTATLTAWIRKDGNGNIYALSPICKHLGCTVGWNNDKAYPDEYHCPCHGARYTKLGKQLAVAAKPLDQYKTKIDGGWVYLGDIVPNTEANKEA from the coding sequence ATGAGCAGTTACAATGAAGAGCCTGAAGTTAATCCGCCCAAACCGCCCAGCCGCAAGGAGATGTCCCGCAGGCAGTTTCTGACCTACACCCTTGGCGGAGCCACTGCCTTTATGGGAGCCGGAGTCATTCTTCCAATGGCGCGTTTTGCTGTAGACCCTATTTTACATAAGCGGGGGGAAGGGGATTTCATCAAGGTCGCAGAAGTCTCGCAAATTACCGATGTTCCGCAGGAATTTAACTTTGAGCTTAAGCAGCAGGACGGGTGGTATGCCAGTACAGCTACACTGACGGCGTGGATCCGCAAAGACGGGAACGGGAATATTTATGCGCTTTCACCGATCTGCAAGCATCTGGGCTGTACGGTGGGCTGGAACAATGATAAGGCTTACCCCGATGAATATCACTGTCCCTGTCATGGTGCACGCTACACGAAACTCGGTAAGCAGCTGGCGGTCGCGGCGAAGCCGCTTGATCAGTACAAGACCAAGATTGACGGCGGATGGGTGTATCTGGGCGATATCGTCCCTAATACGGAAGCCAACAAGGAGGCGTAA
- a CDS encoding histidine phosphatase family protein, whose product MLIGLIRHGLTDWNAAGRIQGQSDIPLNDEGRRQAEMLGERLLSEPYQWDFCITSGLSRAEETGKIIAGKLGIPLIEPDARIRERAYGQVEGMTALEREAKWGKEWNLLELGQETDAQLQLRGLAFVEDITARYPDSNILVISHGGFLAQLYVALYKDKYTERLGNLSLTIIEKSEQEWNALLYNCTRHILQNQR is encoded by the coding sequence ATGCTGATCGGCTTGATACGCCATGGACTGACGGATTGGAACGCAGCAGGTAGAATTCAGGGACAAAGTGATATTCCGCTTAATGATGAAGGCCGGAGGCAGGCTGAAATGCTGGGTGAGCGGCTGCTGAGTGAACCCTACCAGTGGGATTTCTGTATTACCAGCGGATTGTCCCGCGCAGAAGAGACAGGGAAGATTATTGCCGGGAAGCTGGGTATCCCGCTGATTGAGCCGGATGCGCGGATCCGGGAGCGTGCTTACGGACAGGTTGAGGGCATGACGGCGCTGGAGCGCGAGGCTAAGTGGGGCAAGGAGTGGAATCTGCTTGAGCTCGGGCAGGAGACCGATGCCCAGCTGCAGCTGCGCGGTCTTGCGTTTGTGGAGGACATTACCGCCCGTTATCCGGACAGTAACATCCTGGTCATTTCCCATGGAGGATTCCTGGCCCAGCTCTATGTAGCGCTATACAAAGACAAGTACACAGAACGTCTTGGCAATCTGTCCCTGACCATTATTGAGAAAAGCGAGCAGGAATGGAACGCGCTTTTGTATAATTGTACACGCCATATTTTGCAGAATCAGCGGTAA
- a CDS encoding DUF1405 domain-containing protein translates to MPVNMLDKLFKHRGIIWLLFIVNVLGTIYGYIWYGNQLEYTAQNYPAWLLPFVPDSPTASLFFTLALFLLLYPPKGLKGTLVRELIEALAVVTSVKYGIWAVSVIFAGGYQGDTLNWKDWMLVVSHTGMAVEALIYARFFSFRRMLPVALLWTLANDMVDYSAGVYPWLPSVLDDDVTQVQYLTILLTLLSAAAAWIAGPKVRRYEPLQRTGIRR, encoded by the coding sequence ATGCCGGTTAACATGTTAGACAAGCTGTTCAAGCACCGGGGAATCATATGGCTGCTGTTTATCGTCAATGTCCTCGGCACGATTTACGGATACATATGGTATGGCAATCAGCTGGAGTATACAGCGCAGAATTACCCGGCCTGGCTGCTGCCGTTCGTACCGGACAGTCCGACGGCAAGCCTGTTCTTTACCCTTGCGTTGTTCCTCCTGCTGTATCCTCCTAAAGGCCTGAAGGGGACGCTTGTACGGGAACTGATTGAGGCGCTTGCTGTGGTAACCTCTGTTAAGTACGGGATCTGGGCGGTTAGTGTTATTTTTGCCGGAGGATACCAGGGGGATACGCTGAACTGGAAGGATTGGATGCTGGTAGTGTCGCACACCGGAATGGCGGTTGAGGCGCTGATCTATGCGCGGTTCTTCTCGTTCCGGCGGATGCTGCCGGTGGCGCTGCTCTGGACGCTGGCCAATGATATGGTTGATTATTCGGCCGGAGTCTATCCTTGGCTGCCGTCCGTTCTGGACGATGATGTTACCCAGGTGCAGTATCTTACGATTCTCCTGACTCTGCTGAGTGCTGCGGCAGCTTGGATAGCAGGTCCAAAAGTAAGGCGGTACGAGCCGCTGCAGCGGACCGGAATCCGGCGCTGA
- a CDS encoding YitT family protein codes for MNSSKVMNIGKTIAPIMLGTAVYAFGLLYFIVPNQLMEGGVTGITILLNYAFSIPIFLTTLLLNLPLFLLGWKVLGSNQIVYTGLGIGSLTFFLWVFEQAIDKGWLVPFSTEHDFILASLYAGVTLGLGLGIVFRYGGTTGGVDIVARILGRKFGWSMGQIILAIDIIIIGASLFYIPREKILYTLVAVFISSRVIDFIQEGAYAAKAFTIISDDAPQIADLITAEMERGVTLIPAIGAYSKQAKHMVYCVVSRQEIHRLSQLVKSIDPTAFVIISDVHDVMGEGFRES; via the coding sequence ATGAATTCTTCAAAAGTTATGAATATCGGTAAAACCATAGCCCCCATCATGCTGGGTACGGCGGTTTATGCGTTCGGGCTCCTCTACTTTATTGTACCCAATCAGCTGATGGAGGGCGGCGTAACCGGGATCACCATCCTGCTTAATTACGCATTCAGCATTCCGATCTTCCTCACAACGCTGCTGCTGAACCTCCCGCTGTTCCTGCTGGGCTGGAAAGTACTAGGCTCGAATCAGATCGTCTATACCGGACTAGGCATCGGGTCCCTGACTTTCTTCCTCTGGGTATTCGAACAGGCAATTGACAAGGGCTGGCTTGTCCCGTTCAGCACAGAACATGATTTTATTCTTGCTTCATTATATGCCGGCGTGACGCTCGGCCTTGGTCTGGGCATTGTTTTCCGTTACGGCGGGACTACCGGTGGAGTCGACATTGTTGCACGTATTCTGGGCCGTAAATTCGGCTGGAGCATGGGCCAGATCATTTTGGCTATCGATATTATCATTATCGGCGCTTCCCTGTTCTACATACCCCGTGAAAAGATTTTGTACACCCTGGTGGCCGTCTTCATCTCATCGCGGGTGATCGACTTTATCCAGGAGGGAGCTTATGCCGCCAAAGCGTTCACTATCATCAGTGACGATGCGCCGCAGATTGCCGACCTGATTACCGCAGAGATGGAACGCGGCGTAACGCTGATTCCGGCCATAGGTGCATATTCCAAGCAAGCCAAGCACATGGTCTACTGCGTAGTCTCCCGTCAGGAGATCCACAGGCTCAGCCAGCTGGTCAAATCCATCGACCCTACGGCGTTTGTTATCATCAGCGATGTTCACGATGTGATGGGCGAGGGCTTCCGGGAGTCCTGA
- a CDS encoding c-type cytochrome, translating to MAHKGKEGSGEKVVYVGDSRVKKGSGFITPPDYTAYPGKSEAFIPNFLLKEWMVGVVVLVGILVLTISEPAPLGFPADARATVIPIPDWYFLFLYQYLKLPYASGDYIVLGTLGVTGVAFGALLLAPFLDTGHERRFYRRPIASSLMILSLAAIVYLTNTAWTEYKHEMAETNQIPEDVQREEKAAENRAKGLPTTSAIQTEDIAIVDKDDPAMALFKQATCISCHAADLKGGGGPSLRGVGDTHDQAAILAIIKDGQGQMPPMYETALGAGLTDQDIDSLAAWLAKQKSEQ from the coding sequence ATGGCACATAAAGGCAAGGAGGGCTCCGGGGAAAAGGTTGTGTATGTCGGAGACTCGCGTGTGAAAAAAGGCAGCGGATTTATTACACCGCCTGACTATACGGCTTACCCTGGTAAGTCGGAGGCGTTCATTCCGAACTTTCTGCTCAAGGAATGGATGGTCGGGGTAGTTGTGCTGGTAGGCATTCTCGTGCTCACGATTTCAGAGCCTGCACCGCTCGGATTCCCGGCAGATGCCAGGGCTACCGTCATTCCGATTCCTGACTGGTACTTTCTTTTTCTCTATCAATATTTGAAGCTGCCTTATGCTTCGGGTGATTATATCGTACTGGGAACTCTGGGAGTCACGGGTGTGGCGTTCGGAGCACTCCTGCTCGCCCCGTTTCTGGACACCGGCCATGAACGGCGCTTCTACAGACGGCCGATTGCTTCGTCGCTGATGATCCTGTCACTGGCAGCCATCGTCTATTTAACCAATACGGCCTGGACTGAGTACAAGCATGAAATGGCTGAAACGAACCAGATCCCGGAAGATGTGCAGCGTGAGGAAAAGGCGGCGGAGAACAGGGCCAAAGGCTTGCCCACCACCAGCGCTATACAGACCGAGGATATCGCAATCGTGGACAAGGATGACCCGGCGATGGCATTGTTTAAGCAGGCGACCTGTATCAGCTGTCATGCTGCAGATCTTAAAGGCGGAGGCGGGCCGTCGCTGCGTGGTGTAGGAGATACTCATGACCAGGCTGCTATTCTTGCAATTATCAAGGACGGTCAGGGCCAAATGCCGCCAATGTATGAAACGGCACTTGGTGCAGGGCTGACGGACCAGGATATCGATTCGCTGGCCGCCTGGCTTGCCAAACAAAAAAGCGAACAGTAA
- a CDS encoding DUF2487 family protein yields the protein MKFSEFTEESWKENGEYYDTCLIPYTGLSGMESPPEAAAALEGLRDLLDLIELPFRGRIVIYPAIQYAAGQNSQYVNEVCRKVKSNLFQYVIIASAVPGVSVEDFYESDLVLYPPKVSTDRMIPLRSEIKEKIQTLWQGEA from the coding sequence ATGAAGTTCAGCGAGTTTACGGAAGAAAGCTGGAAAGAAAACGGAGAATATTATGATACCTGTCTTATCCCGTATACGGGACTGTCGGGAATGGAAAGTCCGCCTGAGGCGGCAGCTGCACTGGAGGGACTCCGCGATTTGCTGGATCTGATAGAACTGCCCTTCCGGGGGCGTATCGTAATATATCCGGCTATACAGTATGCAGCAGGGCAAAATTCACAATATGTAAACGAGGTTTGCCGTAAAGTCAAATCCAATCTGTTCCAGTACGTAATTATAGCTTCAGCAGTGCCGGGAGTATCGGTTGAGGATTTTTATGAAAGCGATTTAGTCCTTTACCCGCCTAAGGTTAGTACGGATCGTATGATCCCGTTAAGATCAGAAATAAAGGAGAAAATCCAGACGTTATGGCAAGGTGAAGCATAG
- a CDS encoding nucleotide pyrophosphohydrolase, with amino-acid sequence MEKSLAEIQREVDAYISQFKEGYFSPLSMLARMSEEVGELAREVNHQFGEKPKKADEADNSIELELGDILFITVCFANSLGIDLAEAHNKVMHKFNTRDANRWTPKNTD; translated from the coding sequence ATGGAAAAAAGTCTAGCCGAAATTCAGCGTGAAGTTGACGCTTATATCTCACAGTTTAAGGAAGGTTACTTCAGCCCGCTGTCCATGCTGGCCCGGATGTCCGAGGAAGTGGGGGAGCTGGCGCGTGAAGTGAACCATCAGTTTGGTGAAAAGCCTAAAAAAGCCGATGAAGCCGATAACTCCATTGAACTGGAGCTGGGCGATATTTTGTTTATTACGGTGTGCTTTGCTAATTCACTTGGCATTGACCTGGCCGAAGCTCACAATAAAGTGATGCATAAGTTCAATACCCGTGATGCAAACCGCTGGACTCCCAAAAACACCGATTAG
- a CDS encoding cytochrome b6: MFKNIYNWIDERLDITPIWRDVADHEVPEHVNPAHHFSAFVYCFGGLTFFITVIQILSGMFLTMYYVPDIINAYASVEYLQTKVAFGQIVRGMHHWGASLVIVMMFLHTMRVFFTGSYKAPREMNWVVGMLIFFVMLGLGLTGYLLPWDNKAYFATKVTLEIANSVPVMGPVLKELMQGGTIVGAETLTRFFALHVFFLPAVLLILLVGHFIMIRRQGISGPL, from the coding sequence ATGTTTAAAAATATCTACAACTGGATTGATGAACGTCTGGATATTACGCCGATCTGGAGAGATGTCGCGGATCATGAGGTCCCCGAGCACGTCAACCCGGCCCATCACTTCTCGGCATTCGTGTACTGCTTCGGCGGTCTTACCTTTTTTATCACCGTCATTCAGATTCTGTCAGGCATGTTTCTGACTATGTATTATGTACCGGATATTATTAATGCCTATGCCAGTGTGGAATATCTGCAAACCAAAGTTGCTTTCGGGCAAATCGTCCGCGGTATGCACCACTGGGGGGCAAGTCTGGTTATTGTTATGATGTTTTTGCATACGATGCGCGTTTTCTTTACCGGCTCGTACAAAGCGCCGCGTGAGATGAACTGGGTAGTGGGGATGCTGATCTTTTTTGTCATGCTGGGCCTGGGTCTGACCGGTTATCTGCTGCCTTGGGACAACAAAGCTTATTTTGCTACCAAAGTAACGCTGGAAATCGCCAATTCCGTGCCGGTTATGGGTCCTGTGCTAAAAGAGCTGATGCAGGGCGGAACGATTGTCGGTGCAGAGACGTTGACCCGCTTTTTCGCTCTTCATGTATTCTTCCTCCCCGCAGTGCTGCTTATACTGCTCGTTGGACACTTTATTATGATCCGCAGACAGGGTATATCCGGACCGCTGTAA
- a CDS encoding sporulation protein YpjB, giving the protein MPRKRYMMLTGFILCWLLAGVNGVAVSAEGSRAAGGSEAGQTAVTGSEAPALTGRNGAERLEQAAEALYSYVLEGDVVKARQKSAEISEIFVSSSFEGLTSVEGVNALSGVIMDLKSTLSAAQIDPGKWEAAAARLRLAANSLNHPRQPMWQQYYKLIREDLNDMEQSAAAGNPERWNSAVSRLQSRYDTIRPAVVISSRPEVVNAFDSWLSYAAGVSASSQPPGRSRLLEIVSYGQDAVRVLFGKERDEPALSLPLAPREYGAWGLLGGAFIITALAYAAYRKYRGEQEDLKPV; this is encoded by the coding sequence ATGCCGCGCAAGAGATATATGATGCTGACTGGATTCATATTATGCTGGCTGCTTGCCGGCGTGAACGGCGTGGCAGTATCTGCTGAGGGCAGCCGTGCCGCCGGAGGCAGTGAAGCCGGGCAGACAGCTGTAACCGGGAGTGAAGCGCCGGCGCTGACCGGCAGGAACGGGGCAGAACGGCTGGAGCAGGCGGCTGAAGCCTTATACAGCTACGTGCTGGAAGGCGATGTGGTGAAGGCAAGGCAGAAGAGCGCTGAGATCTCGGAGATCTTTGTGTCTTCCTCTTTTGAAGGCCTGACTTCAGTCGAAGGCGTAAATGCGCTGTCCGGGGTTATTATGGACCTCAAGTCAACCCTGTCGGCAGCCCAGATCGATCCCGGGAAGTGGGAAGCGGCTGCGGCCAGGCTGCGGCTCGCCGCCAACAGCCTGAATCACCCGCGCCAGCCGATGTGGCAGCAGTATTATAAGCTGATCCGCGAGGATCTGAACGATATGGAGCAAAGCGCTGCGGCCGGCAATCCGGAACGCTGGAACTCTGCTGTCTCCCGGCTGCAGAGCAGGTATGACACAATCCGCCCGGCGGTCGTCATCTCCAGCCGCCCGGAAGTGGTTAATGCGTTTGACTCCTGGCTGTCTTATGCAGCCGGAGTTTCCGCCTCCTCGCAGCCTCCCGGCCGTTCCCGGCTGCTGGAGATTGTCTCCTACGGCCAGGACGCAGTAAGGGTGCTATTCGGCAAGGAACGCGATGAACCGGCGTTATCCCTGCCGCTGGCTCCGAGAGAATACGGGGCCTGGGGACTCCTGGGCGGTGCCTTCATTATCACCGCCCTGGCCTACGCCGCTTACCGCAAGTACCGGGGTGAGCAGGAGGATCTGAAGCCGGTGTAG
- the bshB1 gene encoding bacillithiol biosynthesis deacetylase BshB1 has translation MKLDILVFGAHADDAEIGMAGTIAKHTAAGLKVGLCDLTAAEMSSNGTVERRKQEAQQAADVLGAAVRTNLGLPDRGLYMTEEHLAAVTAEIRRFAPAVVFAPYWEDRHPDHIACSKLVEEAVFNAKLRKYMPDKPAVPAPLLYFYFINDLGRTDLIVDVTEQYDVKKQALSCYRSQFEKAPGEDVVSTPLNEGYIERVCSRDMLLGQRRLIPFAEGFATKVPHAVDLFLNGNKPE, from the coding sequence ATGAAGCTGGACATTCTTGTATTCGGGGCGCATGCAGATGACGCCGAGATCGGCATGGCAGGAACGATTGCCAAGCATACTGCAGCAGGTTTGAAGGTAGGCCTGTGTGACCTGACCGCTGCGGAAATGTCGTCGAATGGCACAGTGGAGCGCCGCAAGCAGGAAGCGCAGCAGGCGGCCGATGTGCTGGGTGCTGCTGTGCGGACAAATCTGGGACTGCCTGACCGCGGCCTGTACATGACAGAGGAGCATCTGGCGGCTGTGACTGCAGAAATCCGCCGTTTTGCTCCGGCTGTTGTGTTCGCGCCTTACTGGGAGGATCGGCATCCCGATCATATCGCCTGCAGCAAGCTGGTGGAAGAGGCTGTGTTTAATGCCAAGCTGCGCAAATATATGCCGGACAAGCCTGCGGTGCCTGCGCCGCTGCTGTATTTTTATTTCATTAACGATCTGGGCCGCACCGACCTTATTGTGGATGTAACGGAGCAATATGACGTGAAGAAGCAGGCGCTGTCCTGCTACCGTTCCCAGTTTGAGAAGGCACCCGGTGAAGATGTGGTATCAACACCGCTTAATGAAGGATATATCGAACGCGTCTGTTCGCGGGATATGCTGCTCGGCCAGCGCCGGCTGATTCCATTTGCCGAAGGCTTTGCCACCAAGGTTCCCCATGCCGTCGATTTGTTTCTGAACGGGAATAAACCGGAATAA
- the bshA gene encoding N-acetyl-alpha-D-glucosaminyl L-malate synthase BshA gives MNRLKIGITCYPSLGGSGVVATELGKLLAEKGHEVHFITHSIPFRLGTFQKNIFYHEVEVNDYYVFRYPPYDLALATKMAQVAKMQGLDLLHVHYAVPHAVCAFLAKQMLGNDMKVVTTLHGTDITVLGQDESLKDLIRLGINESDAVTAVSQDLIKETRRVLDITRDIDLTYNFVDKRVYYPRDVTDLRGDYAEPDEKILMHISNFRPVKRVGDVVDVFAKVSREIKAKLLLVGEGPDLPKIQAKINEMGLEHKVRFLGKQDEIAQVISLADLLLLPSEKESFGLVALEAMACGVPTIGSQAGGIPELVQHGKTGFLAPIGDTTAMAKYAVKLLSDEVMAEQFREACLKRSCNDFSRDSITNQYEDIYYRVLGRKVLGMDTIRG, from the coding sequence ATGAACCGGCTAAAAATAGGCATCACCTGTTATCCGTCTCTGGGCGGCTCGGGCGTAGTGGCGACTGAACTGGGCAAGCTTCTGGCCGAAAAGGGCCATGAAGTCCATTTTATTACACACAGTATCCCGTTCCGGCTTGGAACGTTTCAAAAGAATATATTTTATCATGAGGTTGAGGTTAACGATTATTATGTATTCCGTTACCCGCCTTATGATCTGGCGCTGGCAACCAAGATGGCCCAGGTAGCCAAAATGCAGGGACTGGATCTGCTGCATGTCCATTACGCTGTACCGCATGCGGTCTGCGCTTTTCTTGCCAAGCAGATGCTGGGCAATGATATGAAGGTCGTTACGACCCTGCATGGTACCGATATAACGGTACTCGGCCAGGATGAATCGCTCAAGGATCTGATCCGCTTGGGCATTAATGAGAGCGATGCGGTTACCGCCGTTTCGCAGGATTTGATCAAAGAAACCCGGCGGGTGCTGGATATCACGCGCGATATCGATCTGACTTATAACTTTGTTGACAAGCGGGTCTATTATCCGCGGGATGTAACGGATCTCCGCGGCGATTATGCCGAGCCTGATGAGAAAATCCTGATGCATATCAGCAATTTCCGTCCGGTAAAACGGGTGGGCGATGTGGTTGATGTTTTTGCCAAGGTGAGCCGGGAGATCAAAGCAAAGCTTCTGCTTGTAGGCGAGGGTCCCGATCTGCCCAAGATTCAGGCCAAAATTAATGAAATGGGTCTTGAGCACAAGGTACGCTTCCTCGGTAAGCAGGATGAGATTGCCCAGGTGATCTCACTCGCTGACCTGCTGCTGCTGCCTTCGGAGAAGGAAAGCTTCGGTTTAGTAGCACTGGAGGCGATGGCCTGCGGGGTTCCGACGATCGGTTCCCAGGCCGGCGGTATTCCGGAGCTGGTCCAGCATGGCAAGACCGGCTTCCTTGCGCCAATCGGTGATACAACGGCTATGGCCAAGTACGCCGTGAAGCTGCTGTCGGATGAGGTTATGGCTGAGCAGTTCCGCGAGGCTTGTCTGAAGCGGTCCTGCAATGATTTCAGCAGAGACAGCATTACGAATCAATATGAGGATATTTATTACCGTGTGCTTGGGCGCAAGGTACTCGGAATGGATACCATCCGGGGGTAA